The DNA region TGCCCGCTACAAGGGCCGCGTCTACGGCGCACCGATGCGGATGGCGGTCAAGAGCATCGTCTGGTATCCAAAGCCCGCCTACACCGACGGCGACTACGACACCTCCCCCAGCTCGATCCAAGAGCTCCAGTCCGACGTCGCTGACAGGATCAAGGCCAGCGGGATCTCCCCCTGGTGCATGGGCTGGGAGTCCGACCAGACGACCGGCTGGGTAGGCAGCGACTGGCTCGAGGAATACATGCTGCGTATGTACGGACCGGACGTCTACGACGACTGGGTGGCGCACCGGATCCCGTTCAACGACAAGCGCGTGGTGCAGGCGCTCGACGAGGTCGCCAAGATCACCAAGACTCCCGGGCAGGTGTTGGGCGACACCAAGGGCATCTTGAACACCCCCTTCGGCGATGCCATGAACCCCGCCTTCGACGACTCGCCGAAGTGCATGATCATGCGCCAGGGCAACTTCATCACCGGCTTCTTCCCCAAGACCGTGCAGCAGAACCTCGACGACCGGGTCGGCATCTACGCGTTCCCACCGTACGAGGGCGGCTACTCCGGCCAGCCGATCATGGGCGGCGGCGACCTGGTGGCGCTGTTCAACGGCAACGACCCCGACGCCCAGGCCGTCGCGCAGTTCCTCACCTCGGACAAGTTCGGCGGCCCGTGGGCGAAGGCCGGCGGCTGGCTTTCCCCGCACCGTACGTTCGATGTCGCCAACTACCCGGACAAGACCACCCGGGAGATCGCCAAGATCGTGGCCGACGCCGACGTGTTCCGGTTCGACGCTCGGATCTGATGCCGAAGGCGGTCGGCTCCGGAACGTTCTGGACCGAGATGGTCAAGTGGCAGAACGGGCAGTCGTCGCAGACGACGGCCGATGCCATCGAAGCCTCCTGGCCCGAGTGACGGGAGCCAGTGATGAGCACTGAGACAAGCACGGTCACCACGCGAGCGCGGCGCGCAGCTGGTCGCGAGAAGGATCCCGACAAGCTGACCAGGTTCCAACCGGGTCGTGGGCTGCTGGGCCTGCTCGGCATGCTGATCGTCGTCTGGTTCCTGGCGAACCTGTTCCTGGCGTTCGGCTACTACCCACAGTGGTTCGGCAACAAGCTGGTCATCGGCGTCGTCGCACTGATCGCGGGCGTCGGGGGCGCGGCCCTGCTGTTCTGGTTCTTGAACATGTTCGTCGAGGCACTGCCCCAACGGTTCTCCCTGGCGATCATCCCGTACGCCTTCCTCCTCCCGGCGTTCGCCCTGGTCGCACTGGTCTTGCTCTATCCGACCATCCAAACGATCAACTACTCCTTCGCCAATGCCGACAGCACCGCCTACATCGGCCTGGCGAACTATCGGACGATCTTCGCCGACAGCGAGTTCTGGGCCTCGGTGATCAACAACATCCTCTGGCTGGTGATCGTGCCGGCCGTCACCGTGGGTCTGGGTGTGGTGATCGCGGTGCTGGCGGACAAGCTGTCGGCCACCGGCGAGCGGGTGTCCAAGGGACTGATCTTCGTCCCGATGGCGATCTCCTTCGTGGCCGCGACCGCGGTGTGGGGCTTGGTGTACGCCTACAACCCGGCCGAGCAGTCCCAGACCGGTCTGCTGAACGCGATCTGGACCTCTTTCGGCGGCGAGCCGCAGACCTGGCTCGCCATCGAGTCGGCCAAGCTCAACAGCATCCTGCTGATGGTGATCTTGATCTGGATGCAGGCCGGGTTCGCCATGGTGTTGCTCAGCGCAGCGATCAAGGGCGTACCGGACGACACCGTGGAAGCAGCGCGGATCGATGGCGCCACGGAGTTCCAGGTCTTCCGACTGGTCGTGATCCCGCAGATCGCCGGCACCATCATCACCGTCTTCGTCACGGTGTTCATCCTGGTGCTCAAGGTCTTCGACATCGTGTACGTGTCGACGAACGGCGCCTACGACACCAACGTGCTCGCCAACCTCTTCTTCAACAAGCTGTTCGCCGCCGGCGAGGCGGGCCAGGCCAGCGCCATCGTGGTGGTGCTGCTGGTCGCGGTGTCGCCGTTGATCTGGTTCCAGATCAAGACCTTCCGTGAGGGGGATACAGCCCGATGACTCGTTCTTTGATGCGTGACGGTCGCCCCCGCAGCTACGTGGCGATCACCGTCATGTTCCTGCTTGCCCTGTTGTGGTGCATACCGACGATTGGGGTGCTGGTCACCTCATTCCGTACCCGCGACGACGCCCTGCAGTCAGGCTGGTGGACAGCCTTGTTCAACCCCGCCGGCGCGGACTGGACCACCAGCAACTACGGAGGTGCCTGGACCGGGGCTGACATGGGTCCGGCCTTCTTGAACACCATCGTGGTCGCGGTGCCCGGCACCGTCATCCCGATCATGTTCGCCGCCTTTGCCGCGTACGCGTTCACCTTCATGAAGTTCCCCTTCAAGGAGTTCTTCTTCCTGCTCATCATCGCCGTGATGGTGGTGCCCATCCAGGTGGGCTTCCAGCCGATGCTGAACCTGCTCGGACCGAACGGGCTGGGCGTCTCCGGACAGTACATCGCGGTCTGGCTGCTGCACACCGGCTTCGGCATGCCGTTATGCATCTACACGCTGCGCAACTACATGAGCACGCTGCCGACCAGCGTGGTCGAATCGGCGAAGGTGGATGGCTGCTCGCACTACCAGACGTTCTGGCGGCTGGTGGCACCGATGTCGGCGCCGGCCATCGCCGCCTTCGCGACACTGCAGTTCCTGTGGGTGTGGAACGACCTGCTGATCGCCAAGCTGTTCTTGAAGCAGGAGAACACGACCGTGATCGTGAAGCTGCAGCAACTGCTCGGCACCCAGGGTCAGGGCCAAGAGCTGCTGACCGCCGGCGCGCTGATCACCATGATCGTGCCGCTGATCGTGTTCGTCAGTCTGCAGCAGTTCATGGTGCGTGGCATGACCTCAGGGGCGGTCAAGGGCTGAGTTCGCGCTCCGCCGCGGCGCGCTACAGATAGAGACCGGTCTGACCGTCCGAGCGACCTTGAGTGGCGACGGCATGCAGGTCACGCTCCCGCAGCAGCACGTAGTCATGGCCGCGTATCTCGACCTCGGCGCGGTCGTCCGGATCGAACAGCACGCGGTCACCGACCTTGACGCTGCGCACGTTGGACCCGGCCGCAACCACCTCGGCCCAGCCGAGACGCTTGCCGATGGCCACCGTGGCGGGAATGACGATCCCGCCACCGCTGCGACGCTCCCCGCTCTCCCCTTCGGTCGAGACCAGGACACGATCGTGCAGCATCCGGATCGGCAGCGCCTCACCGGAGTCAGCTGAACTCGACATTCCTCAGCTCCGCCCCCGGCGTACGAGTCCGCGGATGACGGCGAGGAACACCAGGCCGCCGACGACCGCACCGGCGATCGCGATCAGGCGCTCCTTACGCAGGTCACCCTTGGCGTTGTAGACCAAGGTCTTGGCAGCATCCACCTCGTTGCCGACGAACTGCTTCACGTTGTCGATCTGGCGCTGCTTGATCCGGCTCGGATGGACCTGATCGATGAACTCCTCGGTGGAATGCGCAATCCGCAGCCGGGCCGCGGCAAGGTCGGCCTCGATCTGCTCAGGCGTCCTGGTCGGGTGGGTGCTCTCGTTCGCGGCCACGTCTCTCCTCGATCGTCGAAGGCTCGCCCCAGGGTAGTGCAGACCTGGTGAGACTCCCACCATCCCGTCGTTTCGAACGTCAGTGGAAGATCCCGTACCAGGCAGCAGCCATTGGGATGAGACCGAGGAGCAGGAGCGGGTGATAGAGCTTGCGCCTGTTGATCATCAGGATCGAGCCTGACGTGACCAGGCCGATGACGCCGGTCATCACCCACAGCCCGATGACGTCGCTGTGCGGAAGATCATGGTGGCCGCGCAACACCAGATAGACCGCGAGCGTTGCCGAGAAGAGCCCGAGAACCACGCCGAGGAGTGCCGACAACACGGCGCGCTGTACGAGGTCGAGACTCTTCCGCTCCTGGGGATCCTGAGGCGAAGCCTCGTCCGAGAAGTAGCTGTCTGTTGGCATCCGATTCCCCAGGCTCAGTTAGTTAGTACACAAACTATTAGTGCCGAGAGTACGCTCGATGCATGGCGAGGGACAACTCCGTGCAATCGGTGGATCTGCTGGCGCTGGAGAACCAGGTGTGCTTCGCACTCGCGGTCGCATCCCGGCGGGTGATCGCGCTCTACCGGCCGCTGCTCGAACCGATGGGCCTGACCCATCCGCAATACCTCGTGATGCTGGCGTTGTGGGGCAAGGAGCCGATGACGGTACGAGAGCTCGGCGAGCGCCTGTCGCTCGAGCCCGCCACCTTGTCACCACTGCTGAAGCGACTCGAAGCCGCCGGGTATCTCATCCGCGCTCGGGACCCCGACGATGAGCGCGCACTGCGCGTGACGCTGACCACCGAGGGAAGGCGGCTGCGGTCCCAAGCGCTGGCGATTCCACCGGCGATCATGGACGTTCTCGGCATGGATCTCGAGGAGCTCACCGGGCTACGGGATCGGCTCACTGATGTGATCAAGCGCACCGAGGCGATGCCGCCGAACAGCTGAGGTCGGCCGGTTCACTGCTGGGCGATGCCGCGATCTCCCGCGTCGACTGGCGTCTCACCATGAAGCTCGTCAAGTCGCCGCTACCAGGTGCCGAAGGAGGGACTCGAACCCTCACACCCGAAGGCACAGGAACCTAAATCCTGCGTGTCTGCCAATTCCACCACTCCGGCAAGGCGGGATCTCGGCCGAGATCCCGAACCCCCTAGATCTTCAGGTCGCGCTTGAGCTTGGCGACGTGACCGGTCGCCTTCACGTTGTACTGTGCCACGTCGATCGTGCCGGTGCCGTCGTCCGCGACCTCGACGACGAAGGTCGAGCGGATCACTCCCTCGATCAGCTTCCCGTAGAGCATCCTGGTCCCGTACGCCCGATAGGCCTTCACCACGTTCTTCTCGGGATCGGCCAACAGCGGGAAGGCAACCGACGACGAAGCCTTGAACTTGGCGAGCTTCTCCGGCTGGTCAGGTGAGATGCCCACCACGGCGAGACCGGCGTCGTCGAGATCGTCCACCGCTGCGGTGAAGTCGACCGCCTGGGTCGTGCAGCCGGGGGTCATGGCGGCCGGATAGAAGTAGACGATCACCTTGCCACCGGCATAGTCGGAGAGCGAAACCTGGTCGCCATCGGCGTTGGTCAAGGTGAAGGCGGGGGCTGGATCGCCGGGGACAAGGCGGTCAGAACTCATGACGGAAGCCTATCCGGGAGCCTGGCGCCCTTCCACGCCGTCGCCAGGGATGGGCAGGGCGATCTGAGCCGCAACACACAGAGCGCGGCAGCCGGAGATGGCTGCCGCGCTCGTGTACCCGAAGCGTCCGAGGCGTCCTACTTGGCCGGCGGGGCCGTGCCGACCTCGGGGTTGTTTGCCACGCCCTCGTCCAGGGGGAACTTGGCCGCGGTGATGACTGCGTACGTAGCGCCGGCGATCGCGGCACCGATCAACGGGGCCACGATGAACAGCCAGACCTGGCTGAGGGCTCCCCCTCCGGCGAACCAGGCGACGCCCAACGACCGGGCCGGGTTGACGGAGGTATTGGTCACCGGGATGGAGACCAGGTGGATCAGGGTCAGGGTCAGACCGATCGCAATACCGGCGAAGCCCTTGGGTGCCCGAGCGTCGGTGGCGCCCAGGATCACGTACAGGAAGACCGCGGTCAACACGATCTCGATCACCAGACCGGCCAGCAGCCCGTAACCGTCCGGCGATCGGTCACCGTATCCATTGGTGGCGAAGCCGCTCTCCACCGCATTGAAGCCTGCCTTGCCGCTGGCAACGAGCAACAGGACCGCACCGGCCACCGTGGCGGCGACCACCTGGGTGATCCAGTACGGCAGCACGAGCTTCCACTCGAAGCGCTTGGCGATGGCGAGGCCGAGCGTGACGGCCGGGTTGAAGTGGCCGCCCGAGATGTGACCGACCGCGTAGACACCGGTCAGCACGGTCAGGCCGAAGGCCAGTGCGACACCGACGAAGCCAATGCCCATGTTGACCGGGTTCGTGTCGTCGCTCAGGACGTGTGCGGCCAGCACAGCGGATCCGCAGCCGCCGAAGACCAGCCAGAAGGTGCCGAGAGCCTCGGCGCCGAGTTTGGCGCTCAGCGGGATCTCTCTCATGAAACTTACTCCTTGCGCAGGTTCGCCCATCGCGAACCGTTCTAGAAGACCCTACGATCCGACCCAGGTGATCCCACATCATCCTCACCGGATGAGCTCCAACTAATTCAGTATCGA from Microlunatus phosphovorus NM-1 includes:
- a CDS encoding ABC transporter substrate-binding protein, encoding MLGRRERGRVRIKVLALAASLLSVLALTSCLQNPNPSGSGGGSAGGGFVDGGDEQKQFEASLAEFEQSSGIDIQYVADTDFTTTIKQKVNSGDAPDLGLFPQPGGILEFAADDKVQPIDTYLDYDSLDRSLVPGFLDAARYKGRVYGAPMRMAVKSIVWYPKPAYTDGDYDTSPSSIQELQSDVADRIKASGISPWCMGWESDQTTGWVGSDWLEEYMLRMYGPDVYDDWVAHRIPFNDKRVVQALDEVAKITKTPGQVLGDTKGILNTPFGDAMNPAFDDSPKCMIMRQGNFITGFFPKTVQQNLDDRVGIYAFPPYEGGYSGQPIMGGGDLVALFNGNDPDAQAVAQFLTSDKFGGPWAKAGGWLSPHRTFDVANYPDKTTREIAKIVADADVFRFDARI
- a CDS encoding carbohydrate ABC transporter permease; translation: MSTETSTVTTRARRAAGREKDPDKLTRFQPGRGLLGLLGMLIVVWFLANLFLAFGYYPQWFGNKLVIGVVALIAGVGGAALLFWFLNMFVEALPQRFSLAIIPYAFLLPAFALVALVLLYPTIQTINYSFANADSTAYIGLANYRTIFADSEFWASVINNILWLVIVPAVTVGLGVVIAVLADKLSATGERVSKGLIFVPMAISFVAATAVWGLVYAYNPAEQSQTGLLNAIWTSFGGEPQTWLAIESAKLNSILLMVILIWMQAGFAMVLLSAAIKGVPDDTVEAARIDGATEFQVFRLVVIPQIAGTIITVFVTVFILVLKVFDIVYVSTNGAYDTNVLANLFFNKLFAAGEAGQASAIVVVLLVAVSPLIWFQIKTFREGDTAR
- a CDS encoding carbohydrate ABC transporter permease, producing MTRSLMRDGRPRSYVAITVMFLLALLWCIPTIGVLVTSFRTRDDALQSGWWTALFNPAGADWTTSNYGGAWTGADMGPAFLNTIVVAVPGTVIPIMFAAFAAYAFTFMKFPFKEFFFLLIIAVMVVPIQVGFQPMLNLLGPNGLGVSGQYIAVWLLHTGFGMPLCIYTLRNYMSTLPTSVVESAKVDGCSHYQTFWRLVAPMSAPAIAAFATLQFLWVWNDLLIAKLFLKQENTTVIVKLQQLLGTQGQGQELLTAGALITMIVPLIVFVSLQQFMVRGMTSGAVKG
- a CDS encoding GroES family chaperonin, producing the protein MSSSADSGEALPIRMLHDRVLVSTEGESGERRSGGGIVIPATVAIGKRLGWAEVVAAGSNVRSVKVGDRVLFDPDDRAEVEIRGHDYVLLRERDLHAVATQGRSDGQTGLYL
- a CDS encoding DUF3618 domain-containing protein, encoding MAANESTHPTRTPEQIEADLAAARLRIAHSTEEFIDQVHPSRIKQRQIDNVKQFVGNEVDAAKTLVYNAKGDLRKERLIAIAGAVVGGLVFLAVIRGLVRRGRS
- a CDS encoding MarR family winged helix-turn-helix transcriptional regulator, with protein sequence MARDNSVQSVDLLALENQVCFALAVASRRVIALYRPLLEPMGLTHPQYLVMLALWGKEPMTVRELGERLSLEPATLSPLLKRLEAAGYLIRARDPDDERALRVTLTTEGRRLRSQALAIPPAIMDVLGMDLEELTGLRDRLTDVIKRTEAMPPNS
- a CDS encoding peroxiredoxin, encoding MSSDRLVPGDPAPAFTLTNADGDQVSLSDYAGGKVIVYFYPAAMTPGCTTQAVDFTAAVDDLDDAGLAVVGISPDQPEKLAKFKASSSVAFPLLADPEKNVVKAYRAYGTRMLYGKLIEGVIRSTFVVEVADDGTGTIDVAQYNVKATGHVAKLKRDLKI
- the aqpZ gene encoding aquaporin Z, which encodes MREIPLSAKLGAEALGTFWLVFGGCGSAVLAAHVLSDDTNPVNMGIGFVGVALAFGLTVLTGVYAVGHISGGHFNPAVTLGLAIAKRFEWKLVLPYWITQVVAATVAGAVLLLVASGKAGFNAVESGFATNGYGDRSPDGYGLLAGLVIEIVLTAVFLYVILGATDARAPKGFAGIAIGLTLTLIHLVSIPVTNTSVNPARSLGVAWFAGGGALSQVWLFIVAPLIGAAIAGATYAVITAAKFPLDEGVANNPEVGTAPPAK